The genomic region TGTAGGTGTTTTCATCGCCTCGGTCGGTGTATGGTGCAAAAAACGTCCTAATCCGCGATCACAAAACTCTTTGTATGTACGGGTAAAGAGGATAAACTCATGCCATGCGACATCGACAACTTGTGAGGGCATAGAGACCATGGTTTTACCTGCACGATGGGTCATAAAAAAATATTCACGCAGAGTATCGAAAACCAAAGTGATATTGTCATCACTCAGATGGGGATAGCGTGCTTGAACTTTTTTACGCAATGCTGGATGAAAACGGTACGTTTCGAGGTATTTCAGTCGGGAGGTTTTGATAGAGTAGTTATAGATCAAAAGTGCGACACTGAGTAGAACAAGAGCGATGATGATTTTTTCCATCTCAATTATCTTTTTAATAATTATAGCGTGTTTAGATGGTGATTAAATGAGCTGTAGTGTGCATGAGGTATTTCCCACGTGAGAGAGAACGTGGGAATGAGGGGGGATTATTCCGTTTTCGCTTTGACGGATGTTGCCCCTTTGTTTACTTCCCCTTTACTCCATGTTGTTGCATTGGAGGTATCTTCTTTCATCCCTTTCCAGGTAGCCGAGCATCCTGTGCAGAGTAGTAATGCGATAGCGATAAGTAGTGTACGTTTCATGTTGATCCTTTTTTCGAATGAATTTAGATTATTGTATCATTTAAAATAACATATAATGTTAAATATTGTAACTAGACGTGGGAGGAAAGAATTTGAAATATAAATAGTCTGCATTGCCACTCAGGAGAGTGGGAAAGAGGGATGAATATATTATGCATATCATAAAATATTACTAATTTTTAGGGGATTTTATGGCTGTTATGATTACCGACTTATGTATAAATTGTGACGCGTGTATCGATGAATGTCCTGCGACCGCGATCGTCAGTGCTGATGATTCCCCGCTGAGCAGTGGAGAATACACTTACGTTAAGCCTGAAAAATGTATCGAGTGTGTGGACTCTGCCGTACCGAAATGTGCCGATGTGTGTCCGACCGAGGGGTGCATCGTGTGGGATATGCCTTATACAGCTGAATATAACGACCATTTTGTAAACAGTGGCGAGTATGTGATCCGTGTTCATAAGAGCAAAGGGCTGATGTCTCCTGAAGTGAGTCCGATGCCGTGGCGTGAGAGTATCAGCATGGAGCAAAGAGAAGCTCGTGTGAGTGTCGGGGAGACGTTGAAGCTTTATAATTAGGGGTGTCTTTTCACGTTATAATCTTCAGAGACGATTATAGGAGAGCAAATGAGCACAATAATCATGCTGTTCGTATTACCGCTGGGGATTATCGTCTATTTTTGGGATCGCCGAAATTACGCACAGAGTCTTGAAATGTTTAGAGAGTATTGTGTCCAGATGAACCATGCCGATTTCTCCGAGAATGAAAAAATGGATCGCATTGATGAGATGTTTTATCAAAACGGTTACACCCGTATCGAGCGTGATGATTCCAGACTTGTTGTAGAGAAAAAACATTTTAATATCGGAGTACTATTTATCTGTTTGGGGGCTTTGACCTATTTTGGACTATTTATCTATCTGATTTACTACCGTTTTTTTCTCAAAGCACGGAGGGTGATTGTGGATTTGGATGGGAAGGAAATTATGAGGGAAGGGAAAAGTTGAGAAGTTTTTGGATTGATTTTGTATAATGATTTGAATAAATTGAATAAAGATTTTTGAAATGCAGCAAATTAACTGGAATAAATTTAAATTTTATAAACAAGAACGATCATCCCAGCTAGGAATGGATAATTTTCAGTTATTGATCGAGTTCATTCGTGGGTATTACCATATTGTGAATCTTGATGATATCTTTGATATTCTTGAAAATGATGATCTTTCACGCCAAATGTTAGAGAAGAGAGAGATTAAAAACTCTCTCAATTTGGAAAATTATCTGTACCGTTTACAGTTATCGGCAAAGTAATCTGAAAAAGATATTATTTATTTCTTTGATCCTGCCGTAAATCTTTTCGATCACGAGCTCTGTCTTTTTCTCGCTCCTAAGCTCCAGCTTGGGAGTGTATATTATTAGTAACGAGGGAACTGTGTATTGTAGAAATATTAATAAAATAAGTATAAAAAAATAAAAATAAATTGAAAAAGTGGAATGATAGAGAGATCACAGTGCTTTAGGCATAATACGATTTTTCTCGCTCCCAAGCTCCAGTTTGGGAGTGTATACCATTAGTCTGCATTCCCAACGAGGACGTTGGGAACGAGGGAAAGATTTCAATTGAAGTAAAAATATATAGGTATGTTTATGGAAGCGATATTAACTTTAAAATCAAAAAATATTCCAAGATATTATTCATCAATGATTTATGGACTCCCTGTTAGTCTCATTCTTCTTGTTTCAATAATTGATGACGCCAGTTTTAATAAAATTTTTATATTTTTTTTAGTGTTAGTTGGCTATCTGTATTATTTATCAACGTTTGATAAAAAAGTATTTAATGATGTTGAAATGTGCGAGACAATTAAAGTCTTTCAAGATCATATTCTTATTAATTCTCAATATAAGTTAGAGATAAAAGATATACAATGTAAAAGAAAATTTGGACCCTCTTATCCTCCCTCTGCTCGTTTAGTTTATCCTTTTTATGACTTTATTGAGATAAAAGACACAAATGACAGAATACTTTACGAGATTTATTTTAAAGTCATTTGGCATGATGTATTCGATTATTCTTCATACAAATTTGTTGAACTAATAAATAGTCTTAAATTTAGGGTAGAAGCTATAGATAAAGGCAATGAAATGGTTACTAAGCTAAAACAACAATATAAACTAGCTGATGAGGGATAGGTATTCTATATTTTTACGCTCTATCTGAAAAAAAATAATTTTATCTTAAATATTCGTGATTTTTAAAGCTGGATTCCCGATCAAGTCGGGAATGACGGGGAAGAGGGGATACCTTACAGCGCCTTAGCCATAATACGGTTAAGTCGTGCAATAAACCCTGCGGTATCCGCTAACGTTTCACCTTCATAAAGTTTTGCTTGATCGAGCAACACATGCGCCGCATCGTCGATGAGGTTCATATCAGCTGAATCGCTAAGTTTTTTAATCAACTCATGGTTCGGGTTGATTTGTAGGATCGGTTTCGGAGCTGGGAAATCTCCGCCCATTTGCCCGAACTGTTTCATCATCTGCGCCATCATGTACCCTTGGTCTTCTTTATCGACTCTCAAGCACACCGCAGAATCGGTGAGATCAAACGTCGTTTCGACTTTCGATACGTTCTCTCCCAAAGCGTTTTGGAGCTGACCAACGAATGATTCCATCCCTTTAGCTTTCTCTTCGTGCTCTTTTTTCTCCTCTTCAGACTCTTCGAGTTTTGCATCCGAGACGTTTACGAATTTATAGTCGTTGTACTCGGTTACCATCGGGAATACGATGGTGTCGATCTCTTCGTTGAGGACGAGGACATCGATCCCTTTTGATTTGAAACGCTCTAGGGCAGGGGAGTTTTTGAGCATTTGGAGAGACATTTTGGCAGAGATATAATAGATCTCTTTTTTCTCAGCATCGACACCCTCGACGAATTTACTAAACATTACCGGCTCGGCAGAGTTTAAAGTATTGAGTTTGAGAAGCTCTAGGATACGCTCACGGTTGCCCATGTCGCTGTAAAGTCCCTCTTTGAGGACGTTTCCGAACTCTTTGTAGAACGCGTCGTATTTATCAGCGTCATTTTCAGCTACTTTTGCGAGTTCGCCCAACACTTTTTTAACCGATGCGTTTTTGATTTTTGCCATAACGCGGTTACTTTGGAGGATTTCACGGCTGACGTTCAATGGAAGGTCGGCAGAGTCGATCACCCCGCGTAGGAAGCGGAGGTAAGTCGGCATAAGCTCTTTTTCATCGTCGGTGATAAAGACACGGTTGATGTAGAGTTTGATACCGCTTTGGTAATCGACGCGGTACAAGTCCATCGGTGCTTTTGAGGGGACGTAGAAGAGGGTGGTGTATTCTAATGTACCCTCCGCGCGATTGTGCATCCAGAGTAACGGCTCGCTGGAATCATGAGCGATACTGGAGTAGAAATCTTTGTACTCTTCGTCGGTGATCTCTGATTTACTGATCGTCCACAATGCGTTGGCTTTGTTGATTTGTTTGTTGACAAGTTCGTTGTGACCTTTTTCCTCACCCTCGGCTGGGGCTACCCACTCCTCTTTGTCCATGTAGATCGGGAAAGGGATGTGGTTGGAGTATTTTTTAACGATGCTATCGATACGGTGAGTCTCTAAAAACTCGCTCTCATCGTCTTTGAGGTGCATGATGATGGTTGTACCGTGACTGTCGCGTTCTGCTGGTTCTAGGTCATATTCTGACCCCGCCATTGAGCTCCATTTGTAGGCTTGCTCTTCTCCCGCTTTACGAGAGATAACTTCGACTTTATCGGCTACCATAAACGACGCATAGAAACCGACACCGAACTGCCCGATAAGGTTCGAATCTTTTTTCTGATCGCCTGAGAGTTTCTCTAAGAACGCTTTGGTTCCTGATTTCGCGATGGTTCCGAGGTTCTCTACGAGATCCGCTTCGTTCATCCCGATACCTGTAT from Sulfuricurvum sp. harbors:
- a CDS encoding 4Fe-4S dicluster domain-containing protein, with translation MAVMITDLCINCDACIDECPATAIVSADDSPLSSGEYTYVKPEKCIECVDSAVPKCADVCPTEGCIVWDMPYTAEYNDHFVNSGEYVIRVHKSKGLMSPEVSPMPWRESISMEQREARVSVGETLKLYN
- the htpG gene encoding molecular chaperone HtpG: MAKHQFQTEVSQILHLMIHSLYSNKEIFVRELVSNSSDALDKLNMLVLTDEAYKGVNFAPRIDIIIDKEGKTLTISDTGIGMNEADLVENLGTIAKSGTKAFLEKLSGDQKKDSNLIGQFGVGFYASFMVADKVEVISRKAGEEQAYKWSSMAGSEYDLEPAERDSHGTTIIMHLKDDESEFLETHRIDSIVKKYSNHIPFPIYMDKEEWVAPAEGEEKGHNELVNKQINKANALWTISKSEITDEEYKDFYSSIAHDSSEPLLWMHNRAEGTLEYTTLFYVPSKAPMDLYRVDYQSGIKLYINRVFITDDEKELMPTYLRFLRGVIDSADLPLNVSREILQSNRVMAKIKNASVKKVLGELAKVAENDADKYDAFYKEFGNVLKEGLYSDMGNRERILELLKLNTLNSAEPVMFSKFVEGVDAEKKEIYYISAKMSLQMLKNSPALERFKSKGIDVLVLNEEIDTIVFPMVTEYNDYKFVNVSDAKLEESEEEKKEHEEKAKGMESFVGQLQNALGENVSKVETTFDLTDSAVCLRVDKEDQGYMMAQMMKQFGQMGGDFPAPKPILQINPNHELIKKLSDSADMNLIDDAAHVLLDQAKLYEGETLADTAGFIARLNRIMAKAL